A region of Streptomyces sp. NBC_01788 DNA encodes the following proteins:
- a CDS encoding NAD(P)H-dependent oxidoreductase, translating into MSVRILALVGSLRAGSHNRQLAEAAVKLAPAGAEVELFEGLAEIPFYNEDLDVEGSVPAAAAKLREVAGSADAFLLFSPEYNGTIPAVLKNAIDWLSRPYGAGALVGKPVAVVGTAFGQYGGVWAQDDTRKAAGIAGGKVIEDIKLSIPGSVTRFAETHPVDDAEVAAQLTEVVARLHGHTGDAAAA; encoded by the coding sequence ATGTCTGTCCGCATCCTCGCGCTCGTCGGCAGCCTCCGCGCCGGCTCGCACAACCGCCAGCTCGCCGAGGCCGCCGTCAAGCTCGCCCCCGCGGGCGCCGAGGTCGAGCTCTTCGAGGGCCTGGCCGAGATCCCGTTCTACAACGAGGACCTCGACGTCGAGGGCAGCGTGCCCGCCGCGGCCGCCAAGCTGCGCGAGGTCGCCGGCTCCGCCGATGCCTTCCTGCTGTTCTCCCCCGAGTACAACGGCACCATCCCGGCCGTCCTGAAGAACGCCATCGACTGGCTGTCCCGCCCGTACGGCGCCGGCGCCCTCGTGGGCAAGCCCGTCGCCGTCGTCGGCACCGCCTTCGGCCAGTACGGCGGCGTCTGGGCGCAGGACGACACCCGCAAGGCCGCGGGCATCGCCGGCGGCAAGGTGATCGAGGACATCAAGCTCTCCATCCCCGGCTCCGTGACCCGCTTCGCCGAGACCCACCCGGTCGACGACGCCGAGGTCGCCGCCCAGCTCACCGAGGTCGTCGCGCGCCTGCACGGCCACACCGGTGACGCGGCTGCCGCCTGA
- a CDS encoding TetR/AcrR family transcriptional regulator yields the protein MSRPLPPPPKPQEPQEPQETRKLLAQPVLLEFGTGEDEPCLRADAARNRARLLDAAARLVAEHGAAGVTMEAVAAAAEVGKGTVFRRFGDRTGLLRALLDHSERKFQAAFLSGPPPMGPGAPPAERLRAFGCMALRRAADELELQLAADPGPARRFAVPARQVHYAHVAMLLRQAAPGADSELLAHTLMGYLEPALIHHLTRQCQMPMERLQAGWHDVVARITTTEPAC from the coding sequence ATGTCGCGCCCCCTGCCGCCCCCTCCGAAGCCCCAGGAGCCTCAAGAACCTCAGGAGACCCGGAAGCTGTTGGCGCAGCCGGTGCTGCTCGAATTCGGAACCGGTGAGGACGAGCCGTGCCTGCGCGCCGACGCGGCCCGCAACCGCGCCCGGCTGCTGGACGCCGCCGCGCGCCTGGTCGCGGAGCACGGCGCGGCGGGCGTCACCATGGAGGCCGTCGCCGCGGCGGCCGAGGTGGGCAAGGGGACGGTCTTCCGCCGCTTCGGCGACCGCACCGGTCTGCTCAGGGCGCTGCTGGACCACTCGGAGCGGAAGTTCCAGGCCGCGTTCCTCAGCGGGCCCCCTCCGATGGGTCCCGGCGCGCCGCCCGCCGAGCGGCTGCGGGCCTTCGGCTGCATGGCGCTGCGCCGCGCGGCCGACGAGCTGGAACTGCAACTGGCGGCCGATCCGGGCCCGGCCCGCCGCTTCGCCGTACCCGCCCGCCAGGTCCATTACGCCCACGTGGCGATGCTGCTGCGACAGGCGGCGCCGGGCGCCGACAGCGAACTCCTCGCCCACACCCTGATGGGCTACCTCGAGCCCGCCCTCATCCACCATCTGACCCGGCAGTGCCAGATGCCGATGGAACGGCTCCAGGCGGGCTGGCACGACGTGGTGGCGCGCATCACCACCACGGAGCCGGCCTGCTGA
- a CDS encoding LacI family DNA-binding transcriptional regulator, which yields MVQIPKPAAPPTPAPRSVPTSADVARLAGVSRATVSYVLNNTRAVRISEPTRRRVHEAAEELGYVPHAAARSLRAGHSRMVLMPAPALPAGPLYSRFLDELQWALGLLDYTVVQHATACLPGDAAVRAWAELRPVAVLVSGVGLGPAGVAVLKRSGARAVVTLGPEPVEGAHALLMDHESVGHRAGAHLYARGRRRIGVVVPEEPGLDTFSRPRLAGVRRALRGTDGDVTELPLGYDERSAARLAARWRDLGLDAVFAYNDEYAMLLMRALQDAGVRVPEGTAVIGADDLMLGRLLRPRLSTVHIDLPSGRDVAELVDRAVHDPAAPPERHAVLGATVVHRDSS from the coding sequence ATGGTGCAGATTCCGAAACCCGCCGCGCCCCCGACGCCCGCTCCGCGCTCCGTGCCCACGAGCGCCGACGTGGCCCGACTGGCCGGCGTCTCGCGCGCGACCGTCTCCTACGTCCTGAACAACACCAGAGCCGTTCGCATCAGCGAGCCCACCCGCCGCCGGGTCCACGAGGCCGCCGAGGAACTCGGGTACGTGCCGCACGCGGCGGCGCGCAGCCTGCGCGCGGGGCACAGCCGAATGGTCCTGATGCCCGCCCCGGCCCTCCCGGCAGGCCCGCTCTACAGCCGCTTCCTGGACGAACTCCAGTGGGCGCTCGGCCTCCTCGACTACACCGTCGTGCAGCACGCCACCGCCTGCCTGCCCGGTGACGCGGCCGTACGGGCCTGGGCCGAACTGCGCCCCGTCGCCGTCCTGGTGTCCGGCGTGGGGCTCGGACCCGCCGGAGTGGCGGTGCTCAAACGCTCCGGCGCGCGTGCCGTCGTCACGCTGGGCCCGGAGCCCGTCGAGGGCGCCCACGCGCTGCTCATGGACCACGAGAGCGTCGGTCACCGGGCCGGCGCCCACCTGTACGCCCGCGGCCGGCGCCGCATCGGCGTGGTCGTACCCGAGGAACCCGGACTGGACACGTTCTCCCGGCCCCGGCTCGCCGGCGTACGGCGAGCCCTGCGCGGCACCGACGGCGACGTGACCGAACTGCCCCTCGGCTACGACGAACGGTCCGCCGCCCGCCTCGCCGCCCGCTGGCGCGACCTCGGCCTCGACGCGGTGTTCGCCTACAACGACGAGTACGCCATGCTGCTGATGCGCGCACTGCAGGACGCGGGCGTACGCGTCCCCGAGGGGACAGCCGTGATCGGCGCCGACGACCTCATGCTCGGGCGGCTGCTGCGGCCCCGGCTGAGCACCGTCCACATCGACCTGCCCTCCGGCCGCGACGTGGCCGAACTGGTCGACCGCGCCGTACACGACCCGGCGGCCCCGCCCGAACGGCACGCGGTGCTGGGCGCGACGGTGGTCCACCGCGACTCCAGCTGA
- the trxA gene encoding thioredoxin, translated as MSSTVELTKENFDQTVTDNEFVLIDFWASWCGPCRQFAPVYEKAAEENPDLVFGKVDTEAQPELAAAFGIQSIPTLMIVRDQVAVFAQPGALPEAALTDVIGQARKLDMDEVRKAVAEQQGGQQSE; from the coding sequence ATGAGCAGCACCGTGGAGCTCACCAAGGAGAACTTCGACCAGACGGTCACGGACAACGAGTTCGTCCTGATCGACTTCTGGGCGTCCTGGTGCGGGCCGTGCCGGCAGTTCGCCCCGGTGTACGAGAAGGCGGCGGAGGAGAACCCGGACCTGGTGTTCGGCAAGGTGGACACCGAGGCCCAGCCGGAGCTGGCGGCGGCCTTCGGCATCCAGTCCATTCCGACGCTGATGATCGTCCGTGACCAGGTCGCCGTGTTCGCGCAGCCGGGCGCGCTGCCCGAGGCCGCCCTGACGGACGTGATCGGGCAGGCGCGCAAGCTGGACATGGACGAGGTCCGCAAGGCGGTCGCGGAGCAGCAGGGCGGTCAGCAGTCCGAGTGA
- a CDS encoding dihydrolipoyl dehydrogenase family protein gives MTETETIAYDVVVLGAGPVGENVADRTRAAGLSTAIVESELVGGECSYWACMPSKALLRPVIARADARRLPGLSQAVRGPLDAAAVLARRDEYTSHWHDDGQVRWLDGIDADLHRGHGRLAGPRTVTVDGPDGTRRTLTARHAVAVCTGTRAQLPDLPGLDAVKPWTSREATSAERVPGRLIIVGGGVVATEMATVYQALGAQVTVLVRGKGLLPRMEPFAGELVADALTEAGTDIRTGTAVESVARENGTVVAVTVAGDRVEADEILFATGRAPRTEDIGLETVGLEPGSWLPVDDTLRVHGSTWLYACGDVNHRALLTHQGKYQARIAGDTIGARAAGVPLLGTDPWGAHAATADHHAVPQVVFTDPEAAAVGLSLAEAEQAGHRVRAVDVDLSTVAGAGLYGDGYRGRARMVVDLDEEILRGVTFVGPGVGELLHSATVAVAGQVPVGRLWHAVPSYPTISEVWLRLLEAYRG, from the coding sequence ATGACCGAAACGGAAACCATCGCGTACGACGTCGTGGTGCTGGGCGCCGGACCCGTGGGGGAGAACGTGGCCGACCGCACCCGCGCGGCCGGCCTGTCCACCGCGATCGTGGAGAGTGAACTGGTCGGCGGCGAGTGCTCGTACTGGGCGTGCATGCCCAGCAAGGCCCTGCTGCGCCCGGTCATCGCCCGCGCCGACGCCCGCCGTCTTCCGGGCCTGAGCCAGGCGGTGCGCGGTCCCCTCGACGCCGCCGCGGTCCTGGCCCGCCGGGACGAGTACACCTCGCACTGGCACGACGACGGCCAGGTGCGGTGGCTCGACGGCATCGACGCCGACCTCCACCGCGGGCACGGCCGGCTGGCGGGTCCGCGTACGGTCACGGTCGACGGCCCCGACGGCACCCGCAGGACGCTCACCGCACGGCACGCCGTCGCCGTCTGCACCGGAACCCGCGCCCAGCTTCCGGACCTGCCCGGACTCGACGCCGTCAAGCCGTGGACCAGCCGCGAGGCCACCAGCGCCGAGCGGGTGCCGGGGCGGCTGATCATCGTGGGCGGCGGTGTGGTCGCCACCGAGATGGCCACCGTGTACCAGGCGCTCGGCGCGCAGGTCACCGTCCTGGTCCGGGGCAAGGGGCTGCTGCCCCGGATGGAACCCTTCGCCGGCGAACTGGTCGCCGACGCCCTCACGGAGGCCGGCACCGACATCCGCACCGGCACCGCGGTGGAGTCGGTAGCCCGAGAGAACGGCACCGTCGTGGCCGTCACCGTCGCCGGTGACCGCGTCGAGGCCGACGAGATCCTCTTCGCCACCGGACGCGCGCCGCGCACCGAGGACATCGGCCTGGAGACGGTGGGCCTGGAACCCGGCTCCTGGCTGCCGGTCGACGACACCCTGCGCGTGCACGGCAGCACGTGGCTGTACGCGTGCGGCGACGTGAACCACCGCGCGCTCCTCACCCACCAGGGCAAGTACCAGGCCCGGATCGCGGGCGACACGATCGGCGCCCGTGCGGCCGGTGTGCCGCTGCTGGGGACGGACCCGTGGGGCGCGCACGCCGCCACCGCCGACCACCACGCCGTACCGCAGGTCGTCTTCACCGACCCGGAGGCCGCGGCCGTCGGCCTGTCCCTGGCCGAGGCCGAACAGGCCGGCCACCGGGTCCGCGCCGTCGACGTCGACCTCTCCACCGTCGCCGGGGCCGGCCTGTACGGCGACGGCTACCGCGGCCGCGCCCGCATGGTCGTCGACCTCGACGAGGAGATCCTGCGCGGTGTCACCTTCGTCGGGCCCGGCGTCGGCGAACTGCTCCACTCGGCGACCGTCGCCGTCGCCGGGCAGGTCCCGGTCGGTCGTCTGTGGCACGCGGTCCCGTCCTACCCGACGATCAGCGAGGTGTGGCTCCGCCTCCTTGAGGCCTACCGGGGCTGA
- a CDS encoding peptide deformylase: MASPHARTPLAEQVDELLADGGPLPIVAAGDPVLRRPAEPFDGQLEPALLTRFVQALRLTMHAAPGVGLAAPQVGVGLRIAVVEDPAPVPEEVREARGRVPLPFRVLVNPSYEAVGTGRAAFYEGCLSVPGWQAVVARHAEVRLRALDERCRAVDEVLSGWPARIVQHETDHLEGTLYLDRAEPRSLSSNDAMANRWNQPTPGRAARALGFELP, translated from the coding sequence ATGGCTTCCCCCCACGCGCGTACGCCCCTCGCCGAGCAGGTCGACGAACTCCTCGCCGACGGCGGCCCGTTGCCCATCGTCGCCGCCGGCGACCCGGTGCTGCGGCGCCCCGCCGAACCGTTCGACGGCCAGCTGGAGCCCGCGCTGCTGACCCGCTTCGTCCAGGCCCTGCGCCTGACCATGCACGCGGCACCGGGCGTGGGACTGGCCGCGCCGCAGGTCGGGGTGGGGCTGCGGATCGCGGTCGTCGAGGACCCGGCACCGGTGCCGGAGGAGGTGCGCGAAGCGCGCGGACGGGTGCCGCTGCCCTTCCGGGTGCTGGTCAATCCGTCGTACGAGGCCGTCGGCACCGGGCGCGCCGCGTTCTACGAGGGCTGCCTGAGCGTTCCGGGCTGGCAGGCCGTGGTGGCACGGCACGCCGAGGTGCGCCTGCGGGCCCTGGACGAGCGCTGTCGGGCGGTGGACGAGGTGCTCTCGGGCTGGCCCGCCCGGATCGTCCAGCACGAGACCGACCACCTCGAAGGCACCCTCTACCTCGACCGCGCCGAACCGCGCTCCCTGTCCTCCAACGACGCGATGGCCAACCGCTGGAACCAGCCGACCCCGGGGCGGGCCGCGCGGGCCCTCGGCTTCGAACTGCCGTAG
- a CDS encoding BlaI/MecI/CopY family transcriptional regulator, which yields MTTPQRRARRGQGELEVQVLGALREADGPVTAAWVRQRLGGDLAYTTVVTILTRLLAKDVVSRERRGRSFVWTPTADVARLAALRMRRLLDGERDREAVLTSFVTALPPGDEQVLRALLDAAEAADDDGARHPRGDGTGH from the coding sequence ATGACGACGCCACAGCGGCGCGCCCGGCGCGGGCAGGGCGAACTGGAGGTCCAGGTGCTCGGCGCGCTCCGCGAGGCGGACGGCCCGGTCACCGCGGCCTGGGTGCGGCAGCGGCTCGGCGGCGACCTCGCCTACACCACCGTGGTCACCATCCTGACCCGGCTGCTCGCCAAGGACGTCGTCTCCCGCGAGCGCCGCGGCCGCTCCTTCGTGTGGACCCCGACTGCGGACGTCGCCCGCCTCGCGGCGCTCCGGATGCGCCGCCTGCTGGACGGCGAAAGGGACCGCGAGGCGGTGCTGACCAGCTTCGTCACCGCGCTGCCGCCCGGCGACGAGCAGGTGCTGCGCGCGCTGCTGGACGCGGCGGAGGCCGCGGACGACGACGGCGCCCGCCATCCGAGGGGCGACGGTACGGGACACTGA
- a CDS encoding M56 family metallopeptidase, translated as MGLYVLLPLVLPLSAWPVACRAAPRLHPRTATRLLTWVAAVTGGCSTLCLALLAVIGVAELTGGPVPDGWADPEFRSAVSRDRVTGRAAIPALGLVAVACGRTLWRHRRVARRARRALTGVRGAPVVVLPDSTPYAYALPGSRDRIVVTTALLDGLAPDERRALFAHERAHLAARHHRHLLTVHLAACANPFLRPLRSAVVYTAERWADEDAARAVGDRRVVARAVGKAALLSSGAPAPTLAAVAAGGPVPRRVAALLAPAPAGRHWPPVFTAVGAAVWGAAAGAVVSAMSSANSAVTLFLLLHPV; from the coding sequence ATGGGGCTCTACGTCTTACTGCCGCTGGTACTGCCGCTGTCCGCCTGGCCCGTCGCATGCCGGGCCGCACCGCGCCTCCATCCGCGCACGGCCACCCGGCTGCTGACCTGGGTGGCCGCCGTCACGGGCGGATGCAGCACGCTGTGCCTCGCCCTGCTCGCGGTCATCGGCGTCGCCGAGCTGACCGGCGGCCCGGTCCCGGACGGTTGGGCCGATCCCGAGTTCAGGTCGGCCGTCTCACGTGACCGGGTCACGGGCCGGGCGGCGATCCCGGCGCTGGGACTGGTCGCGGTGGCCTGCGGGCGTACCCTGTGGCGCCACCGGCGGGTGGCCCGCCGAGCCCGCCGGGCCCTGACCGGGGTGCGCGGCGCACCCGTCGTGGTCCTGCCCGACAGCACGCCGTACGCCTATGCCCTGCCCGGCAGCCGAGACCGGATCGTCGTCACCACGGCGCTGCTGGACGGCCTCGCCCCGGACGAACGGCGTGCCCTGTTCGCGCACGAACGCGCCCACCTGGCGGCCCGCCACCACCGTCACCTGCTCACCGTCCACCTGGCCGCCTGCGCCAACCCCTTCCTGCGGCCGCTGCGTTCCGCCGTCGTCTACACCGCCGAACGCTGGGCCGACGAGGACGCGGCCCGCGCGGTCGGCGACCGGCGCGTGGTGGCGCGGGCGGTCGGCAAGGCGGCCCTGCTGTCGTCGGGCGCGCCCGCGCCCACTCTCGCCGCGGTGGCCGCCGGCGGTCCGGTGCCGCGCCGGGTCGCCGCCCTGCTGGCGCCGGCACCGGCGGGCCGGCACTGGCCGCCGGTCTTCACGGCGGTCGGCGCCGCCGTGTGGGGCGCCGCCGCCGGTGCGGTGGTGTCCGCGATGTCCTCGGCGAACTCCGCGGTCACCCTGTTCCTGCTCCTCCACCCGGTGTGA
- a CDS encoding tetratricopeptide repeat protein, whose product MDTTYYEHGTPAERWERARMFFDARDYAAAARVLEGLVEEVPEQTGPRLLLARAYYHSAQLRRAEDQLRVIVERDPVEHYARLMLGRTLQRQGRRDEAETHLRVASALAGDLP is encoded by the coding sequence GTGGACACGACGTACTACGAGCACGGAACCCCTGCGGAGCGCTGGGAGCGGGCGCGGATGTTCTTCGACGCCCGGGACTACGCGGCCGCGGCCCGTGTGCTGGAGGGGCTGGTCGAGGAGGTCCCGGAGCAGACCGGGCCCCGGCTGCTGCTGGCGCGTGCCTACTACCACTCGGCGCAACTGCGCCGGGCTGAGGACCAGTTGCGTGTCATCGTGGAGCGCGACCCGGTGGAGCACTACGCCCGGCTGATGCTCGGCCGCACCCTTCAGCGGCAGGGTCGCCGGGACGAGGCCGAGACGCACCTGCGGGTCGCCTCCGCCCTGGCGGGCGACCTCCCGTAA
- a CDS encoding SpoIIE family protein phosphatase gives MESAEAFMGKAGNEPAAPSGGLLDSLSVSAVVLDAQGRVVFWSPQAQQVFGYSAGEAVGRYAARLMVDERHRDLVVALFAQVMTEGTGWAGAFPVRHKDGSSRLVEFRNMRLEGAHGDYYALGIAADRAVLRTMERDLALSARLVSQSPIGLGIVDTDLRYLVVNPTLERVNGRSAEQHVGRTVREVLGFMDAVWVETAMRRVLDSGDPLLNQLILAPTPSDPGREHAWSVSYYRLEDKAGRALGVAIELIDVTAQHRASAEAAAARQRLALIADASARIGTTLDPATTADELARVCVPDVADLAAVDLLDAALQGGDPGWRPGSPMAMRTLAVVAHPDPGVSLPVGYVARFAPHHMVARCVTTGGPVLAARVTVRDLARLAPAHAANALAEVKAHSCLVVPLVAHGRVLGALALARSGNPVPFGDDDAALALELASRAAVSIDHARWYQNQRTAAEDFQRSLLPREPSRRPGLDIACRYQPASTICGIGGDWYDAIALSDDRTALVIGDVMGSGSGAAATMGQLRTATRTLAALDLDPAAVLSHLDRITGELEQRFATCTYAVYDPRRACCHVAMAGHLPPVLIPASGAPRLLDLPTGAPLGVGSVPFETTRLRIGPGDGLLLYTDGLVETRSHSLDAQLATLLGLLTGPPGPLEETCDHLLDALRSPEEPDDVALLLTRAGRS, from the coding sequence GTGGAGTCTGCCGAAGCCTTCATGGGAAAGGCCGGAAACGAGCCCGCGGCCCCGTCCGGCGGCCTGCTGGACTCGCTGAGCGTCTCGGCGGTGGTGCTCGACGCGCAGGGGCGCGTGGTCTTCTGGAGCCCCCAGGCCCAGCAGGTCTTCGGCTACAGCGCCGGGGAGGCCGTGGGACGGTACGCGGCCCGGCTGATGGTCGACGAACGGCACCGGGACCTCGTCGTCGCACTGTTCGCCCAGGTGATGACGGAGGGCACGGGGTGGGCCGGGGCCTTCCCCGTCCGCCACAAGGACGGCAGCTCCCGCCTGGTGGAGTTCCGCAACATGCGGCTGGAGGGCGCGCACGGGGACTACTACGCGCTCGGCATCGCCGCCGACCGCGCCGTCCTGCGGACCATGGAACGCGACCTCGCGCTCTCCGCCCGGCTGGTCTCGCAGTCCCCGATCGGCCTGGGCATCGTGGACACCGACCTGCGGTATCTCGTGGTCAACCCCACACTTGAGCGCGTGAACGGCCGGTCCGCCGAGCAGCATGTCGGGCGGACCGTCCGTGAGGTGCTGGGCTTCATGGACGCCGTCTGGGTCGAGACCGCGATGCGCCGCGTACTGGACAGCGGTGACCCGCTGCTGAACCAGCTCATCCTCGCCCCCACCCCTTCCGACCCCGGGCGTGAGCACGCGTGGTCGGTCTCGTACTACCGCCTGGAGGACAAGGCGGGGCGGGCGCTCGGGGTCGCGATCGAACTCATCGACGTCACCGCGCAGCACCGCGCCTCCGCCGAGGCCGCCGCCGCGCGGCAGCGCCTCGCTCTGATAGCCGACGCCTCGGCGCGCATCGGGACGACCCTCGATCCGGCCACCACCGCCGACGAGCTCGCCCGTGTCTGCGTGCCGGACGTGGCGGACCTCGCCGCGGTCGACCTCCTGGACGCGGCGCTCCAGGGCGGCGACCCCGGCTGGAGACCGGGCAGCCCGATGGCCATGCGCACCCTGGCGGTCGTCGCCCACCCGGACCCGGGCGTCTCCCTCCCCGTCGGGTACGTCGCCCGGTTCGCGCCGCACCACATGGTCGCCCGGTGCGTCACCACCGGCGGACCGGTCCTCGCCGCCCGTGTCACCGTCCGTGACCTCGCCCGCCTCGCCCCGGCCCACGCCGCCAACGCCCTCGCGGAGGTCAAGGCCCATTCCTGCCTGGTCGTCCCGCTCGTCGCCCACGGCCGCGTCCTGGGCGCCCTGGCACTGGCCCGCAGCGGCAATCCCGTGCCATTCGGCGACGACGACGCCGCCCTGGCCCTCGAACTGGCCTCCCGCGCGGCCGTCAGCATCGACCACGCCCGCTGGTACCAGAACCAGCGGACGGCCGCCGAGGACTTCCAGCGCAGCCTCCTGCCCAGGGAACCGTCGCGGCGGCCGGGCCTGGACATCGCCTGCCGCTACCAGCCCGCCTCCACCATCTGCGGGATCGGCGGCGACTGGTACGACGCGATCGCGCTGTCCGACGACAGGACCGCCCTGGTCATCGGCGACGTGATGGGCAGCGGCAGCGGCGCCGCCGCCACCATGGGCCAGCTCCGTACGGCGACCCGCACCCTGGCCGCGCTCGACCTGGACCCCGCCGCGGTCCTGTCGCACCTCGACCGCATCACGGGCGAGCTGGAGCAGCGGTTCGCCACCTGCACGTACGCCGTGTACGACCCGCGCCGCGCCTGCTGCCACGTCGCCATGGCCGGACATCTGCCGCCGGTCCTCATCCCCGCCTCGGGCGCTCCGCGGCTGCTCGACCTCCCGACCGGGGCGCCCCTCGGCGTGGGAAGCGTCCCCTTCGAGACCACCCGCCTCCGGATCGGGCCCGGGGACGGGCTGCTGCTCTACACCGACGGTCTCGTCGAGACCCGCAGCCACTCGCTCGACGCGCAACTGGCCACGCTGCTGGGCCTCCTGACAGGGCCACCGGGTCCGCTGGAAGAGACCTGCGACCATCTGCTGGACGCTCTGCGCAGCCCCGAGGAACCCGACGACGTGGCCCTGCTCCTCACCCGCGCCGGCCGGAGCTAA
- a CDS encoding alpha/beta hydrolase encodes MAAQSSTIVLERPAQELADATSKHPFLYEMEPAEARKVLDDLQAAPVDKLPVDEEWITVPASVGDVRVRLVRPRGVTGTLPVVVYMHGGGWVLGNAGTHDRLVRELAVGARTAVAFVEYTPSPEARYPVAIEQGYATAQWITREGESKGLDARRLAVAGESVGGNMTAALALMAKERGDVRFVHQSMYYPVTDAAMDTDSYDQFANGYYLSRKLMEWFWDAYTTDPHQREEITASPNRATSEQLAGLPPALLLVDEADVLRDEGEAYAAKLRAAGVPVTTVRYDGTVHDFMMLNSLSHSKAARAAIDQAVRFLRDALGTDDDASATG; translated from the coding sequence ATGGCCGCTCAGTCCAGCACGATCGTCCTGGAGCGTCCGGCGCAGGAACTCGCCGACGCGACCTCGAAGCACCCCTTCCTGTACGAGATGGAGCCCGCCGAAGCACGCAAGGTCCTCGACGACCTTCAGGCCGCGCCGGTCGACAAACTGCCGGTCGACGAGGAGTGGATCACCGTACCGGCCTCCGTGGGCGACGTACGGGTCCGCCTCGTCAGGCCGCGGGGCGTCACCGGAACGCTGCCCGTCGTGGTGTACATGCACGGCGGCGGCTGGGTGCTGGGCAACGCGGGCACCCACGACCGGCTGGTGCGCGAGCTGGCGGTCGGCGCCCGTACCGCCGTGGCCTTCGTCGAGTACACGCCCTCGCCGGAGGCGCGCTATCCCGTGGCCATCGAGCAGGGCTACGCGACCGCGCAGTGGATCACCCGGGAGGGAGAGTCGAAGGGCCTGGACGCCCGGCGGCTGGCGGTGGCCGGCGAGTCGGTCGGCGGGAACATGACCGCGGCGCTCGCCCTGATGGCCAAGGAGCGCGGTGACGTCAGGTTCGTGCACCAGTCGATGTACTACCCGGTCACGGACGCAGCGATGGACACCGACTCCTATGACCAGTTCGCCAACGGCTACTACCTCAGCCGCAAGCTGATGGAGTGGTTCTGGGACGCCTACACCACGGACCCGCACCAGCGCGAGGAGATCACCGCGTCCCCCAACCGGGCCACCAGCGAGCAGCTCGCCGGACTGCCGCCCGCCCTGCTGCTCGTCGACGAGGCCGACGTGCTGCGCGACGAGGGCGAGGCGTACGCCGCCAAGCTCCGCGCCGCCGGCGTCCCGGTGACCACGGTGCGCTACGACGGCACGGTGCACGACTTCATGATGCTCAACTCGCTCAGCCACTCCAAGGCCGCCCGGGCGGCCATCGACCAGGCCGTGCGGTTCCTGCGGGACGCGCTCGGCACGGACGACGACGCGTCCGCCACCGGTTAG
- a CDS encoding FAD binding domain-containing protein, producing the protein MLLRLPTSVSEARECLAEGAVPIGGATLVWATWQRDGFPELAMSLRELPEANVVGRRTVGGAVVLHRIDERVPDVLRLAAATVGTGAVRRTATVGGNLVGSALRCLLPAALVLDARATVLEPEGVREADLSEVVAKRPVLLSLRWREPVACAYRKLDGEAGGPPPLVVASAVHAEDDGDRLRVAVRDGYDVLSGSVPRAVDAAEVLSGLRGTALGDLPAAAWDAVHSQVTRLLDGLGAH; encoded by the coding sequence GTGCTGTTGCGTCTGCCCACGTCCGTGTCCGAAGCGCGGGAGTGTCTGGCGGAGGGAGCCGTGCCGATCGGCGGGGCAACCCTCGTCTGGGCCACCTGGCAGCGCGACGGATTCCCCGAACTGGCCATGTCCCTGCGCGAGTTGCCGGAGGCCAACGTCGTGGGGCGGCGGACCGTGGGCGGCGCCGTGGTGCTGCACCGGATCGACGAGCGGGTTCCCGACGTACTGCGCCTGGCCGCCGCCACGGTGGGCACCGGGGCCGTGCGCCGGACGGCGACGGTCGGTGGCAACCTCGTCGGCAGTGCCCTGCGCTGCCTGCTGCCCGCCGCGCTCGTCCTGGACGCCCGGGCGACGGTGCTGGAGCCCGAAGGTGTCCGTGAGGCGGACCTGTCCGAGGTGGTGGCCAAGCGGCCCGTCCTGCTCAGCCTCCGCTGGCGCGAGCCGGTCGCCTGTGCCTACCGCAAGCTGGACGGCGAGGCGGGCGGACCTCCGCCCCTCGTGGTCGCCTCGGCGGTGCACGCCGAGGACGACGGCGATCGTCTGCGGGTCGCCGTCCGCGACGGCTACGACGTGCTCAGCGGAAGTGTCCCGCGCGCGGTCGACGCGGCGGAGGTCCTGAGCGGGCTGCGCGGGACGGCCCTCGGCGATCTGCCGGCCGCCGCGTGGGACGCCGTCCACTCGCAGGTCACCCGCCTTCTGGACGGCCTCGGCGCGCACTGA